From the Leptolyngbya sp. O-77 genome, one window contains:
- a CDS encoding isochorismatase, whose translation MSSALPVPTFFDPQRVGEVWRVPYEMRAAQAALWAKEHELTPAVMDETRVCLLAIDVQNTFCIPEFELFVGGRSGRGAVEDNVRLCEFIYRNLGSITAIVATMDTHTATQIFHAVFWINEAGEHPPAMTMISLEDVETGVWRVNPAIAPNVAYGTADSLQAYALHYVRKLSQDGKYPLTIWPYHSMLGGIGHALVSAVEEACFFHSIARQAQTLFELKGGHPLTENYSVLKPEVTEDAQQRAIAQKNLPLISMLLDFDAVLIAGQAKSHCVAWTIDDLLTEIQAIHPKLTDRIYLLEDCSSPVVVPGVVDFTEAADAAYERFAAAGMHRVKSTDPMESWLQ comes from the coding sequence ATGTCTTCTGCCCTCCCTGTTCCAACCTTTTTTGACCCGCAGCGCGTGGGTGAGGTTTGGCGTGTGCCCTACGAAATGCGGGCGGCCCAGGCGGCGCTGTGGGCCAAAGAGCATGAATTAACGCCAGCGGTGATGGATGAGACGCGGGTGTGTCTGCTGGCGATCGATGTGCAGAATACGTTCTGTATCCCTGAGTTTGAACTGTTTGTGGGCGGGCGATCGGGCCGGGGTGCGGTGGAAGACAATGTGCGGCTGTGTGAGTTTATCTATCGCAACCTGGGCAGCATTACGGCGATCGTCGCCACGATGGATACCCACACCGCAACCCAGATTTTTCACGCGGTGTTTTGGATCAACGAGGCTGGCGAGCATCCGCCCGCGATGACGATGATTTCGCTGGAGGATGTAGAAACGGGCGTGTGGCGCGTGAATCCGGCAATCGCTCCCAACGTTGCCTACGGCACGGCAGACAGTCTGCAAGCCTACGCGCTCCACTATGTCCGCAAGCTGAGCCAGGATGGCAAATACCCGCTCACCATCTGGCCCTATCACTCCATGCTGGGCGGCATTGGGCACGCGCTGGTGTCGGCAGTGGAGGAAGCCTGCTTTTTTCACAGCATTGCCCGTCAGGCGCAGACCTTGTTTGAACTCAAGGGCGGCCATCCGCTGACAGAAAACTACTCTGTGCTAAAGCCCGAAGTGACTGAAGACGCGCAGCAGCGGGCGATCGCCCAAAAGAACTTGCCGCTGATTTCTATGCTGCTGGATTTTGACGCGGTGCTGATTGCGGGACAGGCCAAGAGCCACTGCGTCGCCTGGACGATCGATGACCTGCTGACGGAAATTCAGGCGATTCATCCCAAGCTGACCGACCGGATTTACCTGCTGGAAGATTGCAGTTCGCCCGTCGTCGTTCCTGGCGTGGTGGACTTTACCGAAGCGGCCGATGCTGCCTATGAGCGCTTTGCCGCAGCGGGTATGCATCGCGTGAAGTCTACAGACCCAATGGAAAGCTGGCTTCAGTGA
- a CDS encoding shikimate kinase, translated as MNDTPPNGKPTESESLLLRLSTDHTIPADAKTTVRRLRRTNLYLVGMMGCGKTTVGRLVAQKLGYQFFDTDALVEAATHQTVAQVFAERGEDGFRDLETQILAELSSYAYGSLAIATGGGVVLRPQNWSYLHHGIVIWLDVPAEQLYYRLRHSTTRPLLQDPDPRQRIQELLDQRRPLYAQADVHVQLRGRESPEFVTARVLEAIAQTIRPAAEDPEAEAE; from the coding sequence ATGAACGACACGCCGCCCAACGGCAAACCCACCGAATCGGAATCGCTGCTGCTGCGCCTATCCACCGATCACACCATTCCCGCCGATGCCAAAACCACCGTGCGGCGGCTCCGGCGCACAAACCTCTATCTGGTGGGCATGATGGGCTGCGGCAAAACCACGGTGGGCCGCCTGGTGGCGCAAAAGCTGGGCTATCAGTTTTTTGATACCGACGCGCTGGTGGAGGCGGCGACCCATCAGACGGTGGCGCAGGTGTTTGCAGAGCGCGGCGAAGACGGATTTCGCGACTTGGAAACGCAAATTTTGGCGGAGCTGTCGTCTTATGCCTACGGCAGTCTGGCGATCGCCACGGGTGGCGGTGTGGTGCTGCGGCCCCAAAACTGGAGTTATCTCCACCACGGCATTGTGATCTGGCTGGATGTACCCGCCGAGCAGCTTTACTATCGCCTGCGCCACAGCACCACGCGCCCGCTGCTGCAAGACCCCGACCCGCGCCAGCGCATCCAGGAATTGCTCGATCAGCGCCGCCCGCTCTATGCCCAGGCAGATGTCCATGTCCAGCTTCGCGGGCGTGAATCGCCCGAATTTGTTACGGCGCGGGTGCTAGAGGCGATCGCCCAGACCATCCGCCCCGCAGCCGAAGACCCTGAGGCCGAAGCAGAATAG
- the hisS gene encoding histidine--tRNA ligase yields the protein MSAIQAIRGTRDILPEEVGYWQQIEAAARQILGNAGYREIRTPIFEQTELFERGIGEATDVVGKEMYTFTDRGDRSITLRPEMTAGLVRSLIEHKLYAAGNAQRLWCVGPVFRYERPQAGRQRQFHQLDVEVMGSADPRADAEVIALATDLLQHLGLKTLTMDLNSVGTPADRQQYRAALVDYFTPFKAELDPDSQDRLTRNPMRILDSKAARTQEIVQDAPSILNYLSAESQQRFEAVQQRLTDLGIAYQVNPRLVRGLDYYTHTAFEIQSADLGAQATVCGGGRYDGLVAELGGPETPAVGWGLGMERLVLLLQKLHPATEARVDFYVVSKGDRPEAQSLQIAQTLRRLGFSVDLDLSGSAFGKQMKRADRSGAAACLILGDEEAETGTVQVKWLASGEQEAIAQSDLASRADLLRQRLQNLRS from the coding sequence ATGAGCGCAATTCAGGCGATTCGGGGAACGCGAGACATTTTGCCGGAGGAAGTGGGCTACTGGCAGCAGATCGAGGCGGCAGCCCGACAAATCCTGGGCAATGCGGGCTATCGCGAAATCCGCACGCCGATTTTTGAGCAAACCGAGCTATTTGAACGCGGGATTGGCGAAGCCACCGATGTCGTGGGCAAGGAAATGTATACCTTCACCGATCGGGGCGATCGCTCGATTACCCTGCGCCCAGAGATGACGGCGGGCCTAGTGCGATCGCTCATCGAACACAAACTCTACGCAGCGGGCAACGCCCAGCGACTCTGGTGCGTCGGCCCCGTGTTTCGCTATGAGCGGCCCCAGGCCGGGCGACAGCGCCAGTTTCACCAACTGGATGTAGAAGTCATGGGCAGCGCCGACCCCCGCGCCGATGCCGAGGTGATTGCCCTGGCAACAGATTTGCTGCAACATCTGGGGCTAAAAACGCTGACGATGGATTTGAACTCGGTGGGCACGCCCGCTGACCGTCAGCAGTATCGCGCCGCCCTGGTGGACTATTTCACACCGTTTAAAGCCGAGCTAGACCCGGATTCCCAGGATCGGCTGACGCGCAACCCAATGCGAATTTTAGACAGCAAAGCGGCCCGCACCCAGGAAATCGTCCAAGACGCACCCAGCATTCTCAACTACCTCAGCGCCGAGTCGCAGCAGCGCTTCGAGGCGGTTCAGCAGCGCCTGACCGACCTGGGCATTGCCTACCAGGTAAATCCCCGTCTGGTGCGTGGGCTAGACTATTACACCCACACCGCGTTTGAGATTCAATCTGCCGATCTGGGCGCACAGGCGACTGTCTGCGGAGGCGGACGCTACGACGGGCTGGTGGCAGAACTGGGCGGCCCCGAAACGCCTGCGGTCGGCTGGGGGTTGGGCATGGAGCGGCTGGTGCTGCTGCTGCAAAAGCTGCATCCGGCAACCGAAGCCCGCGTCGATTTTTATGTGGTGTCTAAGGGCGATCGCCCCGAAGCGCAGTCGCTCCAGATTGCCCAAACGCTGCGTCGGCTCGGCTTTTCGGTCGATCTTGACCTGAGCGGCAGCGCCTTTGGCAAGCAGATGAAGCGGGCCGACCGCAGCGGCGCGGCCGCCTGCCTCATCTTGGGCGATGAAGAAGCAGAAACCGGCACGGTGCAAGTGAAATGGCTGGCATCGGGGGAGCAAGAGGCGATCGCCCAGTCCGACCTTGCCTCTAGGGCCGACTTGCTGCGTCAGCGCTTACAGAACCTACGCAGTTAG
- a CDS encoding B12-binding domain-containing radical SAM protein — protein sequence MNVLLLWPVMPNSFWSYQETLNLAGLRSTNPPLGLITVAAMLPEDWNLRFADRNVRPETEDDWAWCDLVMISAMVIQKADFQALIRKGVALGKKVAVGGPYPTSYPDVALEAGAHYLILDEGECTIPLFLEAIARHEPSGIFRSAEKPDVTQTPIPRFDLLDLEAYLAITVQFSRGCPFQCEFCDIINLYGRKPRTKTPEQMLAEFDRLYDLGWRRYVFVVDDNFIGNKRNAKVFLRALIPWMEAHQYPFILLTEASLNLAEDDELLELMVKAGFTIVFMGIETPDTESLVGINKLQNTRQSLIDACHKVTRAGLQIMAGFIIGFDGERPGAGRRVREFIQETGIPQAQFSILQALRNTALWNRLQQEGRLTDGLGTFHQGTIMNFVPTRPVEEIAREYIDAFWSIYDPMNFMKRTFRHFRMMNGWRAKSDRPFTRTEWRLFSALCWRQGVLRSTRFRFWWQLLAIALTKPRLLYDYLVALGTGEHFFQYRHVVKAQLEAQLAALAAVQTVQTVDERPVAKVIE from the coding sequence ATGAACGTGCTGCTGCTCTGGCCTGTGATGCCCAATTCCTTCTGGTCGTATCAGGAAACGCTGAATCTGGCGGGACTGCGATCGACCAATCCGCCCCTCGGCCTGATTACGGTGGCGGCGATGCTGCCGGAGGACTGGAACCTGCGCTTTGCCGATCGCAATGTCCGTCCTGAAACGGAAGACGACTGGGCCTGGTGCGATCTGGTCATGATCTCAGCAATGGTGATTCAAAAAGCAGACTTTCAAGCGCTGATTCGCAAGGGCGTGGCGCTGGGTAAGAAAGTGGCAGTGGGCGGCCCCTATCCCACATCCTATCCAGATGTGGCGCTGGAGGCGGGCGCACATTATCTGATTCTGGATGAGGGAGAATGCACGATTCCTCTGTTTCTGGAGGCGATCGCCCGCCATGAACCCAGCGGCATCTTTCGCTCTGCCGAAAAGCCCGATGTCACGCAAACGCCGATTCCCCGCTTTGACCTGCTGGATTTAGAAGCTTACCTGGCGATTACTGTGCAGTTCTCCCGCGGTTGCCCCTTTCAGTGCGAGTTCTGCGACATCATTAACCTCTATGGCCGCAAGCCCCGCACCAAGACACCAGAGCAAATGCTGGCGGAGTTTGATCGCCTGTATGACCTGGGCTGGCGGCGCTATGTGTTTGTGGTAGACGACAACTTTATCGGCAACAAGCGCAATGCCAAGGTGTTCCTGCGGGCACTAATTCCCTGGATGGAGGCGCACCAGTATCCGTTTATCTTACTTACCGAAGCCTCGCTGAACCTAGCAGAAGATGACGAACTTTTAGAACTCATGGTGAAAGCAGGTTTTACGATTGTCTTCATGGGCATTGAAACGCCCGATACCGAGAGCTTGGTGGGCATTAATAAACTACAAAACACGCGCCAATCGCTGATCGATGCTTGCCACAAGGTCACGCGGGCCGGGCTGCAAATCATGGCAGGCTTCATCATCGGCTTTGATGGCGAACGTCCGGGGGCGGGGCGGCGCGTGCGTGAGTTTATTCAAGAAACCGGAATTCCTCAGGCGCAATTTAGCATTTTGCAGGCGCTCCGCAATACGGCCCTGTGGAACCGACTTCAGCAGGAGGGGCGGCTCACCGATGGTCTGGGAACCTTCCATCAGGGCACGATCATGAACTTTGTGCCGACGCGCCCCGTGGAAGAAATCGCCCGCGAATATATCGATGCCTTTTGGTCTATCTATGACCCGATGAACTTCATGAAGCGCACCTTTCGCCATTTCCGCATGATGAATGGCTGGCGGGCCAAGAGCGATCGCCCCTTTACCCGCACCGAGTGGCGACTGTTTAGCGCCCTCTGCTGGCGACAGGGCGTGCTGCGCTCCACCCGCTTCCGCTTTTGGTGGCAACTGCTGGCGATCGCCCTCACCAAGCCGCGCCTGCTCTACGACTACCTCGTCGCCCTCGGCACAGGCGAGCATTTCTTCCAATATCGCCATGTGGTGAAGGCACAGCTTGAGGCGCAGTTAGCGGCTTTGGCAGCGGTGCAGACGGTGCAGACGGTGGACGAGCGTCCCGTAGCCAAGGTGATAGAATAA
- a CDS encoding LapA family protein, giving the protein MRPILLFLFIALLAIVVLQNLSPSVALTFLGMQTVALPLAVWLVGAVLAGAITTVLVATLIRFLAKGRFAKRSLQESPRRMARRPSRRKPGGQGEPWTPPPWTGGWTKPLDPEPVDRAGGASRPSESAWAAAEDDWENPRSGNEWDDWDDAPPRASAAGSRTVIQDVPYREISPPIEPEPAYQERPYEAAEAAYQYRPYEAETAESSYQYRPYDVVEEPSEPDYSSGYQYRPYLDEEPEPEEEREVWDDWEEEPPAKPAQPSPPEEPPAEPRRPIVEINREPETGYRAGTVYSFSYRRAEPDTPTDNIKAPPDESPKVSSDAGAPGSGLPGSGATGSDSASSGLADSTTTEPTDFAADSPADSPADSPIDSPDDSPSADTAKARSIYEADFRVIAPPSYPDEEPIAPMEADDEEAWEAERDRSFDFDSSDDSGNGSGEVWDDESWGDAADEPAARRGPLNREIWDDWDDEDEPNDGGDRPDAGSGGSGRSPEGNPPLRLG; this is encoded by the coding sequence ATGCGCCCGATCCTGCTTTTCCTCTTCATTGCCCTACTCGCCATCGTGGTGCTGCAAAACCTCTCGCCTTCGGTGGCGCTGACGTTTTTGGGAATGCAGACGGTGGCACTGCCGCTGGCGGTGTGGCTGGTGGGGGCGGTGCTGGCGGGGGCCATCACAACGGTCTTGGTGGCTACGCTGATTCGGTTTTTGGCGAAAGGGCGATTCGCGAAGCGATCCTTACAGGAATCGCCCCGTCGCATGGCCCGTCGCCCCAGCCGCAGAAAACCGGGCGGGCAGGGCGAACCCTGGACACCGCCCCCTTGGACCGGCGGCTGGACGAAACCGCTTGATCCGGAACCTGTGGATCGGGCGGGCGGTGCGTCTCGCCCCAGCGAGTCGGCCTGGGCTGCCGCTGAGGACGATTGGGAAAACCCCCGCTCTGGCAACGAATGGGACGACTGGGACGATGCGCCGCCCCGTGCCTCAGCAGCAGGCAGCCGCACGGTGATTCAGGACGTGCCTTATCGAGAAATTTCGCCGCCGATTGAGCCGGAGCCAGCGTATCAGGAGCGGCCTTACGAAGCGGCAGAAGCGGCCTATCAATATCGCCCTTATGAAGCGGAAACGGCGGAGTCGTCCTATCAATATCGTCCCTACGATGTTGTTGAGGAACCATCGGAACCCGACTATTCATCTGGCTATCAATATCGGCCGTATCTGGACGAGGAGCCAGAGCCAGAAGAGGAGCGCGAAGTGTGGGACGACTGGGAAGAAGAACCGCCTGCCAAGCCCGCCCAGCCCAGCCCGCCAGAGGAGCCACCCGCCGAGCCTCGCCGCCCGATTGTAGAGATTAACCGAGAGCCGGAGACGGGCTATCGGGCGGGCACGGTCTATTCTTTTAGCTATCGCCGCGCCGAGCCAGACACGCCGACCGACAATATCAAGGCTCCCCCAGACGAATCGCCCAAGGTTTCCTCTGACGCGGGTGCGCCTGGTTCAGGCTTGCCCGGTTCAGGTGCGACGGGTTCGGACTCGGCCAGTTCAGGATTGGCAGATTCGACAACCACCGAGCCGACCGATTTCGCGGCTGATTCGCCCGCCGATTCACCTGCTGATTCGCCTATCGATTCGCCGGACGATTCACCCAGCGCAGATACCGCCAAGGCTCGTTCAATTTACGAAGCCGATTTTCGCGTGATCGCGCCGCCCAGCTATCCAGACGAGGAGCCGATCGCCCCGATGGAGGCTGACGACGAGGAAGCTTGGGAAGCAGAGCGCGATCGCTCCTTTGATTTCGACAGCAGTGATGACAGCGGTAATGGCAGCGGCGAAGTGTGGGACGACGAAAGCTGGGGCGACGCGGCGGACGAGCCAGCGGCGCGGCGGGGACCGCTGAATCGGGAAATTTGGGACGACTGGGACGACGAAGACGAGCCGAATGACGGGGGCGATCGCCCGGATGCTGGCTCTGGCGGGTCGGGGCGATCGCCAGAGGGCAATCCGCCGCTGCGGTTGGGATAA
- a CDS encoding DUF1611 domain-containing protein: protein MMLTTESRVAILLHEGTQGSHGKTGLSLLRYSDIPIVAVIDQAAVGRSLPEVTGINRDVPIVASVREALAYAPTVLTIGIAPSGGALPDAWWQEVKDGVAAGLSVVNGLHTPMATAPDLQELVRDGQWIWDVRQEPAGLTVGSGKARSLSCKRVLTVGTDMSVGKMSASLELDRACRERGLRSRFIATGQTGLMLGHDGIPLDAVRIDFAAGAVEQAVLRNAPNQDILHIEGQGSLMNPASTATLPLMRGSQPTHLVLVHRAGQTEIRSFPDFHIPPLPEVIQVYETVVRAGGTFAPTKVVAIALNTFHLDEAAAKRAIAQTQDETGLPCTDVIRFGAEGILEAILE from the coding sequence ATGATGCTAACGACTGAGAGTCGGGTTGCCATTCTGCTGCATGAGGGAACGCAGGGTTCCCACGGGAAAACAGGGCTGTCGCTGCTGCGCTATAGCGACATTCCGATTGTGGCGGTGATTGACCAAGCGGCGGTGGGGCGATCGCTGCCTGAAGTGACGGGCATCAACCGCGATGTGCCGATCGTGGCCTCGGTGCGCGAGGCGCTGGCCTATGCTCCAACCGTGCTGACCATTGGCATTGCGCCGTCGGGTGGGGCGCTGCCCGATGCCTGGTGGCAAGAGGTGAAGGACGGCGTAGCGGCGGGGCTGTCGGTGGTCAACGGGCTGCACACGCCAATGGCGACGGCTCCCGACTTGCAGGAGCTGGTGCGCGACGGGCAGTGGATTTGGGACGTGCGGCAGGAGCCAGCGGGGCTGACGGTGGGCAGCGGCAAAGCGCGATCGCTCTCCTGCAAGCGGGTGCTGACCGTGGGCACCGATATGAGCGTGGGCAAAATGTCTGCCAGCCTGGAGCTAGACCGGGCCTGTCGGGAGCGGGGGCTGCGATCGCGCTTCATCGCCACCGGGCAAACGGGGCTAATGCTGGGGCACGACGGCATTCCGCTGGATGCAGTGCGGATTGACTTTGCTGCTGGAGCCGTCGAGCAAGCCGTGCTGCGGAATGCGCCCAACCAAGACATTCTGCACATCGAGGGCCAGGGTTCCCTGATGAATCCCGCCTCCACGGCCACGCTGCCCCTGATGCGCGGCAGCCAGCCCACCCACCTCGTCCTGGTTCACCGCGCGGGCCAGACCGAAATCCGCAGCTTCCCCGATTTCCACATTCCGCCGTTACCGGAAGTCATCCAGGTTTATGAAACCGTCGTTCGTGCAGGTGGCACCTTTGCCCCGACCAAAGTGGTGGCGATCGCCCTCAACACCTTTCACCTCGACGAAGCAGCGGCAAAGCGAGCGATCGCCCAGACTCAGGACGAAACCGGACTGCCCTGCACGGACGTAATCCGGTTTGGAGCGGAGGGGATTTTGGAGGCGATCCTAGAGTAA
- a CDS encoding GUN4 domain-containing protein, with the protein MGKYALLIGVSNYQNQDAVRPSPSARNDVNALREVLLHPEIGGFDEAPQVFDPDRMELEERIEEFFRKCSANDLAVMYFSGRGLRDDLGRAYFATRSTRRNSDGQLVKATALPLGLVRDLSGSSRSRQQVMILDCGFNAQVDPAVAARANGSFSIGHQLGAQGRAILLAADDAPVVLDACDPDLSLYTHHLVEGMTTGAADQDDDGKVSVKELHTYTSDRVRLVLPTMQPELIALRDEDGAIALTRVFRQDPRQRYREAVQRQLGSDGRLAPASVAILKRRRSQFGLSDADALSIEAELMQPFREHAERLQDYRQTLSAELAQAYPLSSAQLDRLRELQQVLELSEEEVEPIHEALMQPYAEREAAYRLHLIQYEQALTKALLQADPPSSAVRDRLQQQQSVWGLADADVTAIERRVQQQIQERRERDRHNLLRYEQEYEAALRASETLGPADRLKLDKLQHALDLRQVQIDQAEQRVRARLQRERDEQEARRQQYRAAFLQAIAQEPTLRKSERDRLQSLQTRLQLSDAEVEALEQDALHQLQQQQHQQNLKRYEQAVAQRLRLEYPLNESSLSELKLIQESLMLTDEEIAAIQRKLTALAEAQRRAQAEEQPRPSTAATPPVPPAVGNAASPPPPPPLPPPTGQPAPPQSFLPQPGSVGPEPLNWGANLGTTPNLEGNLGAIAPLPPPSIAPSTAKPTKRPPAELAAPSASSPIKPATAPTPSPLLPDPWETSPEDLPAAAAESTSAGNGAGQGAEVDNPAAPPLPDEFTDTTASDPPPPTAAPQSDTEPPAPPAPVESGTMPPPPPDSEAPMADLPEPQLPEPQLHVEAFVVEGLGQTPPDPEASLPSVSAPPAVPPEPTDPGSAASSPATAPAPPEPTTKETWPEDISTNMPQPPLDLVNGIGGSLDTPAPPVDYPEEEPEDLGELPLPEGWSAGAPPELAPPGEPANGDRASVAEQHRPLTDAPLTDAPNAMPPAGIPAWNNGAAPFPPNLPPGQPITALDPPPEIVSGGGMAPVPQPIQAPADLLPSECGIDYTGLQGLLQERLWPEADRLTYHLMLLAAGRQKQDWLSPESLARFPCVDLNTINSLWQKYSNGHFGFTTQERIYQGLGAGLPHSRRALDFAVLVDWAWKGVGGSYAMFKPYGQLTFGLHAPPGHLPALWYWKLDLWSGFRSGSLGKMRDFGGEDEIQMLAALMGRLSDCNIR; encoded by the coding sequence ATGGGGAAATATGCCCTGCTGATTGGGGTCAGCAACTACCAAAATCAGGATGCCGTCCGCCCATCTCCGAGCGCCCGAAACGATGTCAACGCGCTGCGGGAGGTTTTGCTGCATCCAGAAATCGGCGGCTTTGATGAAGCCCCGCAGGTGTTTGACCCTGACCGGATGGAGCTAGAGGAGCGCATTGAGGAATTCTTTCGCAAGTGCAGCGCCAACGATCTGGCGGTGATGTACTTTTCGGGGCGGGGGCTGCGCGATGATTTGGGACGGGCCTACTTCGCGACCCGTTCTACTCGCCGAAACTCCGACGGGCAACTGGTGAAAGCGACTGCTCTGCCTTTGGGGTTGGTGCGCGATCTGTCGGGCAGCAGCCGCTCGCGCCAGCAGGTGATGATTTTAGACTGCGGCTTTAATGCACAGGTTGACCCAGCCGTTGCGGCGCGGGCAAACGGTTCCTTTAGCATTGGGCATCAGCTTGGGGCGCAGGGGCGGGCGATTTTGCTGGCAGCGGACGATGCGCCTGTGGTGTTGGATGCCTGCGATCCGGATCTGTCGTTGTATACGCATCATCTGGTAGAGGGTATGACCACGGGTGCGGCAGATCAGGATGACGACGGCAAGGTGTCGGTGAAGGAGCTGCACACCTACACGAGCGATCGCGTGCGGCTGGTGTTGCCCACCATGCAGCCGGAACTAATCGCGCTGCGGGATGAAGACGGGGCGATCGCCCTCACCCGCGTTTTTCGTCAAGACCCCCGCCAGCGCTATCGGGAAGCCGTGCAGCGACAGCTTGGTTCCGACGGGCGGCTGGCTCCCGCATCGGTAGCGATTTTGAAACGGCGGCGATCGCAGTTTGGGCTGTCGGATGCCGATGCGCTCAGCATCGAGGCAGAACTGATGCAGCCGTTTCGAGAACACGCCGAGCGCCTGCAAGACTATCGCCAGACGCTCAGCGCCGAACTGGCCCAGGCGTATCCGCTGTCTTCAGCACAACTGGATCGGCTGAGGGAATTGCAGCAGGTGTTGGAACTGTCGGAGGAAGAGGTGGAGCCAATCCACGAGGCGCTGATGCAGCCCTACGCCGAGCGCGAAGCCGCCTACCGCCTGCACCTGATTCAGTATGAGCAAGCCCTGACCAAGGCGCTGCTGCAAGCCGACCCGCCTAGTAGCGCGGTGCGCGATCGCCTGCAACAGCAGCAATCTGTCTGGGGGCTGGCCGACGCAGACGTGACCGCCATTGAACGGCGTGTGCAGCAGCAAATTCAGGAACGACGCGAGCGCGATCGCCATAATTTGCTGCGCTACGAACAGGAGTATGAAGCAGCACTGCGGGCTAGCGAAACCCTCGGCCCCGCCGATCGGCTCAAGCTAGACAAGCTGCAACACGCGCTCGACCTGCGCCAGGTGCAAATCGACCAGGCAGAACAGCGCGTGCGGGCCCGCTTGCAGAGGGAACGAGACGAGCAGGAAGCGCGGCGACAACAGTATCGAGCGGCGTTTTTGCAGGCGATCGCCCAGGAGCCGACCCTGCGAAAATCCGAGCGCGATCGCCTCCAGTCCTTGCAAACGCGCCTCCAGCTTAGCGATGCCGAAGTGGAAGCCCTAGAGCAAGACGCGCTGCACCAACTCCAGCAGCAGCAGCACCAGCAAAATCTGAAACGCTACGAGCAGGCGGTTGCCCAACGCCTTAGGCTAGAGTATCCCTTAAACGAATCGAGCCTATCTGAACTAAAACTGATTCAGGAGTCTCTCATGCTGACGGATGAGGAAATTGCCGCGATTCAGCGTAAGCTAACGGCCCTGGCCGAAGCCCAGCGCCGCGCCCAAGCAGAAGAGCAGCCCCGCCCTTCCACCGCTGCTACACCGCCCGTGCCGCCAGCCGTGGGCAATGCTGCCAGTCCCCCGCCCCCACCACCGCTGCCGCCGCCTACCGGACAGCCCGCACCGCCCCAAAGCTTTTTGCCTCAGCCCGGTTCGGTTGGCCCAGAGCCGCTCAATTGGGGGGCAAATTTGGGAACAACCCCGAATTTGGAGGGGAATTTGGGGGCGATCGCCCCCCTCCCCCCACCCTCAATAGCCCCATCAACAGCCAAGCCTACAAAACGCCCCCCCGCCGAACTCGCTGCACCGTCCGCCAGTTCACCCATCAAGCCTGCAACGGCTCCGACTCCATCCCCGCTGCTGCCTGACCCGTGGGAAACGTCGCCAGAGGATTTGCCCGCCGCAGCCGCTGAGTCCACATCGGCGGGCAATGGCGCGGGCCAGGGCGCAGAGGTTGATAACCCCGCAGCACCTCCCCTTCCAGATGAATTCACCGACACCACGGCCAGCGACCCGCCTCCACCCACCGCTGCCCCCCAATCTGACACAGAACCCCCTGCCCCTCCAGCGCCCGTGGAATCGGGCACGATGCCGCCCCCGCCGCCAGATTCCGAAGCGCCGATGGCGGATCTGCCAGAACCGCAGCTTCCAGAACCGCAGCTTCATGTTGAGGCGTTTGTGGTCGAAGGTCTAGGACAAACACCCCCAGACCCCGAAGCGTCACTGCCATCTGTGTCTGCCCCGCCAGCAGTGCCACCAGAACCCACCGACCCTGGTTCTGCTGCCTCTAGTCCTGCGACAGCACCCGCTCCCCCTGAACCCACCACCAAAGAGACTTGGCCGGAAGACATCTCCACCAACATGCCCCAGCCGCCCCTGGATCTGGTGAATGGCATCGGCGGCAGCCTGGATACCCCCGCTCCGCCTGTAGACTATCCAGAAGAGGAGCCAGAGGACTTGGGAGAACTGCCGCTGCCCGAAGGATGGTCAGCCGGAGCGCCGCCGGAACTCGCTCCTCCAGGAGAGCCTGCAAATGGCGATCGCGCAAGCGTTGCGGAGCAACATCGCCCCCTCACTGATGCGCCCCTGACCGATGCGCCAAACGCCATGCCGCCAGCGGGCATCCCAGCCTGGAACAACGGCGCAGCCCCCTTTCCACCCAACCTGCCGCCGGGCCAGCCCATCACAGCCCTCGACCCGCCGCCAGAAATCGTTTCGGGAGGTGGTATGGCTCCTGTTCCACAGCCCATCCAGGCTCCGGCCGACTTGCTGCCCTCCGAGTGCGGCATCGACTACACCGGGCTGCAAGGACTGTTGCAAGAACGGCTCTGGCCCGAAGCCGACAGATTGACCTACCATCTAATGCTCTTAGCCGCAGGTCGCCAAAAGCAGGATTGGCTCAGCCCAGAGTCCCTGGCTCGGTTTCCCTGCGTGGATTTGAACACGATCAACAGCCTGTGGCAGAAGTATAGCAACGGTCATTTTGGCTTTACGACGCAGGAGCGCATCTATCAAGGACTGGGCGCTGGACTGCCCCACTCGCGGCGGGCGTTGGACTTTGCGGTGCTGGTCGATTGGGCCTGGAAAGGGGTGGGCGGTTCCTACGCGATGTTCAAGCCCTACGGCCAGCTTACCTTTGGGCTGCACGCACCACCGGGACATCTGCCCGCGCTCTGGTACTGGAAACTGGACCTATGGTCTGGGTTCCGGTCTGGTTCGCTGGGCAAGATGCGCGATTTTGGGGGCGAGGACGAAATCCAAATGCTGGCGGCACTGATGGGGCGACTGTCGGACTGCAACATTCGCTAG